TCGCAGCGGCCGACGCAGCGGCCGAGGCCTCCGGCACCTAGCTCACGGCTGGTCGTCCTGCTCGTGCGCGAGCGCGAGCAGCACACCGGCGAGCCCGGCGAGCGCCGCGTCCGTGACCGCACGCTCGTCGACGGTGTCCGGGTCGATGCCCGGGACGTCGACGGGGGTGAGGTCTGCCCAGTCACCGACCAGCCGCACGCCGAGGTCCTCGAGCCCGTGGCGCTGCGCCGCGGCCTCCTCGACCACCCACGGCAGCACCCCGAGGCCGATCGCGGGCTCCGCTGACCGACGTCCGGCCAGCACCTGCTTGGTCAGCAGCCGCTTGCGCAGCCGGTGGCCCTGCGGGAACTCCAGGCCGGCGCCCTCGAGCAGGTCGTTGAGCCGACGCACCGCGACCGCGGACGCGGCGCCCAGGGACTCGTTCGGGTCCGGCTCGGACGTCAGCCCCTCCAGCGCCGGGTCGGTGACCGACGCGAACCGCGACCACAGCAGGTCGGGGTCAGCGCCCGGCGGTGGGACGGTGACCACGATGACCCGGTCGGCGCCGAAGACCGCCTGCCACGACCGCACCATCCGGACGAGGTCCTGCTGGATCCAGAACGCCCGGCCGGCCGCCGTGGCGGCCGCACCGGTACGGGCGCTGGGCCGGTCCGTGCGCGCCCCGGCGACGTAGTCGTGCCAGCTCCAGGAACGACCGTTCTGCAGCGTCTCCTGCCACATCGCCGGCAGGCACCGGTTGAGGTCGCGGGCCGTGACGACGACCTCGACCTCGCCGTCGACCGACGTCCGGAGCCGCTCCAGCACCTCCGCCGGCGCCGGCCCGAGGAGCTCCATCGAGATCACGGACGTGCCGTCGTGCCGGGAGACGGCAGCGGCCTGGCGGTCCCACATCGGACCACCGCCGCGGATCAGCTGCTGGACCGCCAGCACCTGGCTGCGGCGGCGCTGGCCCGGCACCCGCACCCCGCGCTCGCGCAGCAGGTCGCGGTGCGCGAAGAGCCGCGACTGCACGAACGTGGTGCCGGACTTCATCGCCCCGACGTGCAGGACGAGACGACCACCGGACATGCCCGGGATCCTAGGTCAGCAGGTCAGAGCCGGTAGTCCTTGAGCAGGCTGCGGCCGATGATCATCTTCTGGATGTCGGAGGTGCCCTCGCCGATCAGCATGAACTTGACCTCGCGCATCAGCCGCTCGATCTCGTACTCCTTGGAGTAGCCGTAGCCGCCGTGGATGCGGAAGGAGTCCTCGACGACCTCGTTGGCGTACTCGCTGGCGACCATCTTGGCCATGCCGGCCTCGACGTCCATCCGCTGGCCGGTGTCCTTGAGGCGCGCGGCCTTGACCATCATCGTGTGGGCGACCTCGACCTTGGTGGCCATCTCGGCGAGGCGGAACAGCACGGCCTGGTGCTCGGCGATCGGCTTGCCGAAGGTCTTGCGCTGCTGGGCGTAGGCGATGCCGAGCTCGAAGCCGCGCCAGGCCAGGCCGCACGCGCGCGCGGCGACGTTGACCCGGCCGACCTCGACGCCGTCCATCATCTGGAAGAAGCCCTTGCCCGGCTCGCCGCCGAGGACCTGGTCGGCACCGATCCGGTGGCCCTCGAGGATGAGCTCGGTCGTCTCGACGCCCTTGTAGCCCATCTTCTCGATCTTGCCCGGGACGGTGACGCCCTGGGCGGTCTCGCCGAAGCCGGCCTCCTTCTCCACCAGGAAGGTCGTCATGTTCTTGTAGACCGAGTCGGCGCCCTCGTCGGTCTTGGTGAGCACCGCGACGAGGGTGGAGGTGGCGCCGTTGGTCAGCCACATCTTCTGCCCGGTGATGGCGTAGGACCCGTCGTCCTGCTTCACGGCCTTCGTGGAGACGGCCGAGACGTCGGACCCGAGGCCCGGCTCGGACATCGAGAACGCGCCACGCACCTCGCCGGTGGCCATCCGCGGGAGGTACTTCTGCTTCTGCTCGTCGGTGCCGTGCTGGATCAGCATGTAGGCCACGATGAAGTGGGTGTTGATCACGCCCGAGACGCTCATCCAGCCGCGGGCGATCTCCTCGACCACCAGGGCGTAGGTCAGCAGCGACTCCCCCAGCCCACCGAACTCCTCGGGGATGGTCAGGCCGAAGACGCCCAGCTCCTTGAGCCCGTCGATGATCTCCTGCGGGTAATCGTCGGCGTGCTCGAGCTCCTGCGCGACCGGGATGATCTGCTCGTCCACGAACTGGCGCACGGCCTTGAGGATCTCGGTCTGGTCCTCGGAGAGGCCGTCGGTCTGGCAGAGGCGGGGCATGCGGGGGCTCCTTGCGCTCGCGGGAGGATCGCTCGGAGTCTAGTGAGCGGTACTACGGCTTTGCAGGGGCGTCGTCCGAGACTGATGTCACATCGTCGCGGGGCTCCAGCGCGGTCTCCGGTACGTCCTCGCGCTCGACCTCGGCGCGCCGGCGACGGCGCGAGCGCCACCCCATGAGCGCCAGGCCGAGGCCGACCAGGGCGCCGACGCCGGCGCCGGCGAGACCGGTCGCCAGGCCCGGCGGTCGGTAGGTGAGGTCGACGGTGCCGCTGGCGCCCGGCGGCAGCGTCACGGTGAGCAGCCCGATGTCGCTGCGGCTGACGTCGAGCGCCGTGCCGTCGAGGTCCGCGGACCAGCCCGGCCAGGCGAGCATCGAGAACACCAGCCGCCCGCCCTCCTCAGCCGCCGACACCTCGACGGCCTGGTGCAGCTCGCCGCGGGTCTCGGCGGAGGCGACCTCGACCCCGTCGGACGCCCACGACAGCTCGGAGCCGGCCCAGGGCTGCTCCCCCTCGTGGCGCAGCCGGACCACGCGGGAGTCCTCGTAGTCCTCGACCCAGCCCGCGCCGGGCGTGACGCCCTCGGCGATCTCCGGCTGGACGACGATGGTGTCGAGCTTCATCAGGTCCGCCAGCGGCGGCTGGCCGGCGCCGCCGACCTTCCAGAGGTTGCGGTAGCCACAGGGCTGGGTCAGCCCGTCGTACTCCATGCAGAAGTTCCGGGTGAAGGGCACGAACCCCATGCCGGTGTAGTTGTTGACCGCCTCGACCCCGGCGGGGTGGTACATGCTCCCGGGCAGGAACGCGCCCTCCCACTGCTGCTCCAGCTTGCGGGTCTGGCCCTTGTTCTGCAGCGGCTTGAGGTCGGCGAACTGCATCACCCGGCCGTCGAGGTCGGAGAAGCTGGCCTGGAGGGCCGAGACGTTGCTCGGCACGTGCCACAGCCGCGAGCTCGCGTTCTCGCCGAACACCCCGACCTGGAGGGCCAGGACGGCGCCGACGCCGCCCATCGCGACCAGCGCGACCAGGGCGGTGCGGCGCAGCACGAGGTGGGCCGCCAGCGCGACGACGGTCAGCGCGGCGACCACGGCGGTGCCGATGGCGGCGCGGCGCAGCGCCTGCGGGTCCTGCGACCAGGTGAGCCAGCCCAGCGCAACCAGGACGATCCCGGTGGCGGCCAGGCGCGGGCGCATCGTCGAGCGGGCCAGGCCCTGGCTGAGCAGGACCGCGAAGACGACCATCACGCCGAGGTAGAAGTACTCGATGACCCGCAGCGGCCAGCGGAACAGCCACAGCTTGCTGGGCCCGAGGGTCAGCGCGAGGTAGACCACGGTCACGAAGCCGAGGCCGACCAGCTCGCGCGAGCGCCGGCGCAGCACGTCGTAGCGCAGCCACGGCAGCAGCGGGAGGACGAACCACGCGAGGAAGGTCGCCGGCACCATCATCGGTCCGGTGATCGCGCGGATCGGCGGCGTGTGCAGCGGCGAGCTGGCCGCCAGCAGGTCGCCGGCCGTCGGGCGCAGCTTGCCGCTGTTCTCGAACAGCGCCCCGGTGGAGCGGACCGCGAGGTCGGACGACTCGAGGAGCGGGAGGTAGACCAGCGGCAGGAACGCGGCCACGCCGACGCCGACCAGCACGATGCGCAGCACGCCGCCCCAGGCGCGCTGGACGGCGCCCTCGACGAGCATCGCCGCGCCGACCACGATCACGGCGAGGGTGCCGTAGGGGTTGCCGTTGAGGACCGCGAGCAGGCCGGCGAGGAACGCCCAGAACGGGCTACCCGCGCCGCGCAGCGCGCGCCGGAAGGTGACCCAGACCCACGGGGCGTAGGCGAAGGACATCAGGCCCGACGGCCAGGAGCCGGCGTCCCAGAAGAGCGTGAAGCCGGAGAACGGGAGGGCGACGGCGACGGCGGCCGCGGCGGCCGGGACGGCGTCGTACTCGCGGGCCAGCAGGTAGGTGCCCAGTGCCAGCAGCACCATCACGCTCGCCTTGACGAGGTACGTCGTCACGGCGAGGTCCGGCCCGAGCGAGACGACGAGCCACACCAGCACGTTGAGCGGGTTGTAGGTGCCGAAGAGGGCCTCGGCGACGTAGTTGCCGCCGGCCCACGACTGCGGGTCGAGCCAGATCGGCCACTGCCCCGAGCGGATGAGCTCGCCGAAGTGCCACCAGGTCGGCGCGAACTGCGCGGCGGTGTCGCCCCGCTGGTAGAACCAGCCGGTGACCAGGTACGGGATCGCGGTGTAGACCGCGGTCACGACCACGACCAGCACCGGCCAGATCCAGCTGGACCGGGACGCCGGTCCGCGTCGGGCGCCGCGGGTGCGGGAGGGGGTGGAGTCGCTCACTCCGGGATGCTCCGTTCGATGGGCTCGAGGGCTTCGTGCTCGCGTCCCAGGACCGTGGTCACCGGGAGGTCGGACTCGCTGCTCTCCTTGAGCAGGAAGAGCGGGCGCTGCTTGGTCTCGGCGTAGATGCGACCGAGGTACTCGCCGATCACGCCGAGCACGATCAGCTGCACGCCGCCGAACGCCGTGACGGCGCAGATCGTGGTGACGTAGCCGGGGACGCTGTTGCCGTGCACGATCGCGTCGACGAGCACCCACAGGGCGTAGCCGACGGCGACGACGGTGGCGAGGATGCCGAACCAGATCGACATCCGCAGCGGGCGGTAGTTGAACGACACGACGCCGTCGATGCCGTAGTTGAACAGGTTGCGCATGCTCCACTTCGTGGCGCCGGCCTCGCGCGAGACGTTCTCGTAGTCGACGACCGCGGTCGGGAAGCCGATCCACGCGAAGAGCCCCTTGGAGAACCGGTTGCTCTCGCCGAGGGTGAGCAGCGCCCGCACCGCGCGCCGGTCGAGGACCCGGAAGTCGCCCACGCCGTCCTCGAGGTCGACGTCGACGAGGCGGTTCATCATCCGGTAGTAGAGCCGCGACAGCGCGGTGCGCAGCGCGGGGTCACCGGCCCGGGTGCGTCGAGCGACGACCTGGGAGTAGTCGCCCGTGTCGAGCAGCGGCAACATCTTTGCGAGGAGCGTCGGCGGGTGCTGGAGGTCGGCGTCCATGATCGCGACCTTCTCGCCGCGTGCGTGGCTGAGCCCGGCCAGCATCGCCGACTCCTTGCCGAAGTTGCGGCTCAGCGAGAGGTAGCGGAAGCGCGGGTGCGCGCGGTGCACCTCGCGCAGCATCGGGAGCGTGCGGTCGCGGCTGCCGTCGTCGACGAGTATCACCTCGAAGTGCGGCGTCAGCGCCGACAGCTCCTGCGTGAGCACCTCCACCAGGCGCGGGAGGGACTCCTCCTCGTTGTAGCAGGGCACGACCACGGAGAGCTCGACGCGCTCGCTCGGGGCGGGGTGCGGGGAGGGGTCCGGGACGGCAGGCATGGCGCTCATGCTCCCATCCCCCCACCTGCGCGCCGGGCCACCACCTCGGCCACGTCGCGCTCGAGGTCGGCGACGAGCGCCGCCAGCGGCACCTCGAGCGCCGCGTTCTCCGCGACCGCGACGGCGAGGGACTCGACCGACGCCTCGAGACCGGCGACGTCGGCCAGGCCCGTCGCGCCGGCGACGCGGCCGGCGGCGTGACCGGCGGCGTGGCGCAGCCGCTCCACACGGCTCACAGCGACCGGTCCCGGTAGGTCCGCAGCGCCTGCATGGTGATCTCCTCGTCCTGCTGCGCGGCCGGCAGGAGCAGCTGGGCGACCACGTCGGACAGCGTCGCGACCCGCAGGTGCAGCGCGCGCGACTGCGCCACCTGCTCCTCGAGCTCGGCGATCCGCTGCTCGAGCCGCGCCACCCGCCGGTCGCGCACGGGGGCGGTCACCCGCTCCAGGGAGCCGCGCACGGCCCCCTTGACCCGGGCGGCCCGTCCTCCGGCCACGTCCTCCTCGGCCGCCGGCCGGGCGTGGACGTCGGCGCCGGCGTCGCGCGCCCAGACCAGCAGGTCGGCGAGGGCCAGGGCGGCGGAACCAGCCACCTCCTCGTCGGTCACCTCGCCCGGCAGGCGGGCGTCGCGGGTCGTGGGGCGCAGGTCGCCGAGGTCGCCGTGGACGCGGTAGCCGGCCGCCGTGATCGCGGCGACCGCCTCCTCGGCCTGGGCCGTGGCCTCGTCGAGGTGGGCGGCGGTGAGGCCGATCGGCTCGCGTCCGATGGGGGCGAGCACGGTGTGGGCGAGCAGGTCGCGCTGCCACAGGGACTTCTGCCGGGCGCCGCGGATCCGGCCGTCGACGGCCGTGTTGACGCGGCGCAGCAGCTCGGCCTCGACCACGCCGAGCGACTCGTTGGCGCGCTCGACGGCGAGGTCGAGGTCGGCGACGTCGTCGAGCCCGGTGGCCTCGGCGAACCGGTGCCAGAGCTCGTCCGGCCCGACCGGTCCGGACGGGACGGTCACGACGTGCACCCGCTCGGGCGGCAGGTCGGCGCCCCAGCGTGCGGCGACGTTGGCGGGCTGCATGGTGCGCCAGCCCCACTCGCTGTCGGCGGCGGACTCCTGCGGGGGCGACCACTGCTCGAGCGGCCGGGTCAGCCCGAACTTGAGCTGCTCCTGCCACGACGAGGCGATCGCCGTGCCGAGGTCGCGGGCCGTGACCACGACGTGCACCTCGACGCCGTCGAGGAGCGCGAGCGCGGCGCGCGCCTGGTCGGCCGAAGCGTTGGCGAACAGCTCGTAGCTCACCACCGCGGAGCGCCCGGGCCACGCC
This region of Nocardioides palaemonis genomic DNA includes:
- a CDS encoding acyl-CoA dehydrogenase family protein encodes the protein MPRLCQTDGLSEDQTEILKAVRQFVDEQIIPVAQELEHADDYPQEIIDGLKELGVFGLTIPEEFGGLGESLLTYALVVEEIARGWMSVSGVINTHFIVAYMLIQHGTDEQKQKYLPRMATGEVRGAFSMSEPGLGSDVSAVSTKAVKQDDGSYAITGQKMWLTNGATSTLVAVLTKTDEGADSVYKNMTTFLVEKEAGFGETAQGVTVPGKIEKMGYKGVETTELILEGHRIGADQVLGGEPGKGFFQMMDGVEVGRVNVAARACGLAWRGFELGIAYAQQRKTFGKPIAEHQAVLFRLAEMATKVEVAHTMMVKAARLKDTGQRMDVEAGMAKMVASEYANEVVEDSFRIHGGYGYSKEYEIERLMREVKFMLIGEGTSDIQKMIIGRSLLKDYRL
- a CDS encoding glycosyltransferase family 2 protein, which encodes MSAMPAVPDPSPHPAPSERVELSVVVPCYNEEESLPRLVEVLTQELSALTPHFEVILVDDGSRDRTLPMLREVHRAHPRFRYLSLSRNFGKESAMLAGLSHARGEKVAIMDADLQHPPTLLAKMLPLLDTGDYSQVVARRTRAGDPALRTALSRLYYRMMNRLVDVDLEDGVGDFRVLDRRAVRALLTLGESNRFSKGLFAWIGFPTAVVDYENVSREAGATKWSMRNLFNYGIDGVVSFNYRPLRMSIWFGILATVVAVGYALWVLVDAIVHGNSVPGYVTTICAVTAFGGVQLIVLGVIGEYLGRIYAETKQRPLFLLKESSESDLPVTTVLGREHEALEPIERSIPE
- a CDS encoding DUF6752 domain-containing protein — protein: MTQVLHLHVGGPKSGTTFVQHVLEHNRAVLEEAGVLVAGPRLDLIHAAMAIRGDRRLADLPESAAGAWERVVDQVRAWPGRSAVVSYELFANASADQARAALALLDGVEVHVVVTARDLGTAIASSWQEQLKFGLTRPLEQWSPPQESAADSEWGWRTMQPANVAARWGADLPPERVHVVTVPSGPVGPDELWHRFAEATGLDDVADLDLAVERANESLGVVEAELLRRVNTAVDGRIRGARQKSLWQRDLLAHTVLAPIGREPIGLTAAHLDEATAQAEEAVAAITAAGYRVHGDLGDLRPTTRDARLPGEVTDEEVAGSAALALADLLVWARDAGADVHARPAAEEDVAGGRAARVKGAVRGSLERVTAPVRDRRVARLEQRIAELEEQVAQSRALHLRVATLSDVVAQLLLPAAQQDEEITMQALRTYRDRSL